Genomic DNA from Carnobacterium divergens DSM 20623:
TCCATCCTTGAAGTAAAAGGTTGATGTGAGGCTAATTGCATACCGTAGGAATTGTAAAGCAACGTATAACCTGCAAGGCCCGTTGTCTTTTGATATGCTTTTGAAAAACCACCATCAATAACAATCAATTTACCGTTTGCTTTAATAGGATTTTCACCGATGCGTTCCTTTACTGGAGTATGCCCATTAATAATGTGCCCACAAGTGGGATTCAGATGAAACTCTTCTAAAATCATACGACAACATTTTTCTGTATTTCGCAAACGATAATACGCATTTTTTTGTTCCTCATGCGTTTCTTTATCCTCAATAAAATAACGTTCAAAAGTTGTCATCTGATCTTTTCCAAATAATGAAGAAACCGCACCTGTCCATAAATACCAAATCAAATCTAACTCAGCTGTTTTATCAGTTTCTTTTGATAGCCAACTTTTTCTTAGCGCCAGTTCAAATTGATCTAACAATTGTTTCCCTTGATAGGAGATTCCCTTCAATTTTAATGACATCAAACTGCCATCTTCGTTTAATGGAACACAACCATGAATCAATAAATTATTATTATACGTTAAATACATACTGCCATGGCTGTAGAGAAATGACATATGTCGCTGCAATTTTTCACTGTGTTGAAACGCCTCACTTAATTTTTCAATGACTTGTTGCTCCTCTTCCGTTAAACAATAAGGGTCTAATGGATCAATTGTTGGAAAGTAAGCATTTATTAAGGGATAGACTTTTCCTTTAATCGTAATGGTTTGGTGGTTATAATCTATTTTAGATAAAAGTAGACGATCTTCCATTTGAAATTCTGGATGGCGTTTAATAATCGGGCCTTCCAATTTAAATTGAATCACCGCAATTGCTTGATGGATTTTCGTAATTTGTTGCAGCTCATCGGTTAAATAAGACGTCGTTTTTTGATCAATTTTCGGTGCAAAACAGGCTCCGCTTTCTTTTGAATAAACCCTTTCTGCAAACGTCAATAACGGTCTTAACGGAATACCATAGC
This window encodes:
- a CDS encoding fructose-bisphosphatase class III, which encodes MNNNQKYLTLLAKEFPTIGETATEIINLQAILNLPKGTEHFISDIHGEYEAFQQVLRNGSGNIKEKIKDIFSNRLTQKEMTHLATLIYYPEEKMTLTIEALKNQQEIDEWYKITLNRLVELCVFVASKYTRSKVRKALPNEFAYIIEELLFKANDSNDKEDYYNAIIQSIIALNRGFQFVSAISYLIQRLVVDHLHVVGDIYDRGPFPDKIMDTLMDYHSVDIQWGNHDILWMGAASGSQVCLANVLRICARYDNLSILEEGYGIPLRPLLTFAERVYSKESGACFAPKIDQKTTSYLTDELQQITKIHQAIAVIQFKLEGPIIKRHPEFQMEDRLLLSKIDYNHQTITIKGKVYPLINAYFPTIDPLDPYCLTEEEQQVIEKLSEAFQHSEKLQRHMSFLYSHGSMYLTYNNNLLIHGCVPLNEDGSLMSLKLKGISYQGKQLLDQFELALRKSWLSKETDKTAELDLIWYLWTGAVSSLFGKDQMTTFERYFIEDKETHEEQKNAYYRLRNTEKCCRMILEEFHLNPTCGHIINGHTPVKERIGENPIKANGKLIVIDGGFSKAYQKTTGLAGYTLLYNSYGMQLASHQPFTSRMDAIENERDIISTRRVIDLELKRKKVSETDTGQELMKQLIDLKKLLKAYQDGVISQK